From the genome of Sulfuricurvum sp. IAE1:
CTCTCCAGCGGCTTTGATGAACGGAATGAGGGTGACGTGGATGAAAAAGGTCCCTTCGACCTCTTCGTCGTGTTTCATCATCCGGATCGCTTCCATGTAGGGCAATCCTTCGATGTCCCCGACCGTTCCGCCCAGCTCGACAACGAGGATATCATGCCCCTCGCCCGCTTTTTTGATCCGGTCGACGATTTCGCCGACGATGTGGGGGACGACCTGGATGGTTTGACCCAGATACCCGCCGCTGCGCTCGCGCTCGATGACGCTGCTGTAGACCTGACCCGTGGTAAAGTTGCTGGTGCGCAGATAGGAGGTGTTGAGGAAACGCTCGTAGTTCCCGATATCGAGATCGGTTTCGGCGCCGTCTTTGGTGACGAAGACTTCCCCGTGTTCGAGCGGGCTCATCGTACCGGGGTCGACGTTGATGTAGGGATCGATTTTGAGCATACCGACGTTTTTGCCGGAGTGTTTGAGAAGCGCGCCGATACTGGCCGCCGTGATCCCTTTACCGAGTGAACTGAGCACACCGCCGGTTACGAAAATATACTTGGTCATGGGTTGTTCCTTCGAGTTATGGGTCTGATTTGCTGGAAAAAGGCCGGATAAGGCCATTACGGCGACGTCTTGGAGCCGAAATTTAAGTCAGCCATTATATACTTTTATCGCTTATAAAAAGGATAATTATGGAATCAGCCCTCTATTACGTCACGATAGCGCTCGGTATCTCGATCGTCGTCAACCTCATATTGAAACGGTTGGGAGTATCGCAGATCATCGGCTACATCATGACGGGGGTAACGGTTGCCTATGTATTCGATCTGCGCCACATGGCCGATTCGCATACGCTGGAGATGATCGCCGAATTCGGGGTGGTATTCCTGATGTTCACGATCGGGCTGGAAGTTTCGCTGCAGCGGCTGGCGACGATGAAAACCGACGTTTTTTTCAACGGGGCGCTGCAGGTCGTCGTATCGGCACTCATCTTTTTTGCCCTTTCGTTCTGGGTGCTCCATATCCCCTTTGCCGCCGCGCTGATAACGTCGATGGCGTTGTCGCTCTCTTCGACGGCGGTAGTATTGAGCTATCTCAAAGCGACGAAGGAGATCGTTCGCCCTTACGGTCAAAAGGCGACGGGGATACTGATTTTTCAGGACATCGCGGTAATCCCGATCCTCCTTTTGATCGGGTTCTTGAGTTCCGACGGCGGGAGCATCGGCGACGTATTGCTCCAAACCACGGTCAGTGCCGTGCTGATCGTCGGATTGCTCTTTATCGTCGGGAAACGGGTGATGACGTGGCTGCTCCATTTTGCCTCCTCCAGCGAGGTGGACGAATTTTTCATGGGGTCGGTTCTCGTGATCGTCGTCGGGGCCTCATTGCTCGCGCACGCGTTCGGGTTCACCTATTCGCTGGGGGCGTTCGTTGCGGGGATGATCATTGCCGAAACCCGCTATCACCATAAAGTCGAATCGGATATTGCCCCGTTCAAGGACCTGTTGCTGGGGACCTTTTTCGTCACCGTCGGGATGAAGATCGATCTGGCCCTCTTTGTCAGCCATTTCGGCCAGATCGTTGCGATCCTCGCCGCGATTCTGGCGATCAAGGCCATCGTCATCTTCGGGGTCGTGCGTATCTATTCGAAAGCCAAAATCGCTTTCAAAACGGCGGTTGCTCTGGCGCAGGTCGGGGAATTTTCATTCGCTATTTTCGCGTTGGCTGGGAACTACAAACTGATACCCCAGGAACTGTCCCAGATTCTTGTCCTCGCCGTCGTCATGTCGATCGTCGTTACCCCGTTTATCCTCTCCAACCTCTCACGCATCAGCGACTATTTTTTCAAAGGGGTGAGTCTGACCGAGAGTTTCAGCATGCTTCCCGGGCGCCGATACCACGTTATCGTCTGCGGATACGGGGTCGTGGGGAAATTCGTAGCCAAAGAGCTGCGTGCGGGAGGGGTCGATTACGTTGTCGTCGACAACAGCTATAAACACGTCGAAGAGGCGCTGCGCGACGGTGAAGAGGTCTATTTCGGCGATATGTCGAAAACGGCGATCCTCGACAAGCTCTTTATCAAAGACGCCTCCAGCGTGATCGTCACCCTCGATAACATGGAAAAAAAGCGTCTCATCTGCGAAGCGGTGATTGCCCATGCCCCCAACGTCAAACTGGTCGTGAAAGTGGTCAACC
Proteins encoded in this window:
- a CDS encoding cation:proton antiporter — encoded protein: MESALYYVTIALGISIVVNLILKRLGVSQIIGYIMTGVTVAYVFDLRHMADSHTLEMIAEFGVVFLMFTIGLEVSLQRLATMKTDVFFNGALQVVVSALIFFALSFWVLHIPFAAALITSMALSLSSTAVVLSYLKATKEIVRPYGQKATGILIFQDIAVIPILLLIGFLSSDGGSIGDVLLQTTVSAVLIVGLLFIVGKRVMTWLLHFASSSEVDEFFMGSVLVIVVGASLLAHAFGFTYSLGAFVAGMIIAETRYHHKVESDIAPFKDLLLGTFFVTVGMKIDLALFVSHFGQIVAILAAILAIKAIVIFGVVRIYSKAKIAFKTAVALAQVGEFSFAIFALAGNYKLIPQELSQILVLAVVMSIVVTPFILSNLSRISDYFFKGVSLTESFSMLPGRRYHVIVCGYGVVGKFVAKELRAGGVDYVVVDNSYKHVEEALRDGEEVYFGDMSKTAILDKLFIKDASSVIVTLDNMEKKRLICEAVIAHAPNVKLVVKVVNLEEKRSLRGLPISITIDGKKEVAARLVSEAMRCELEK